DNA from Geobacillus vulcani PSS1:
ATCGTTTCTTTCGTTCCCTCTTTCACATGCTCAAGGACGACTTGACGGATGGCTTGTTCATCGCCGACGAGCTCAACGGGGACAAACGGCGTTTTCACGTGCACGCGCGATTTCATGAGCTGCTCGACGCTATGCTCGTGAGCGCGGAATTTGTCGCGGCGATGCACGATCGTGACGCTCGCGGCGATCGGTTCGAGCATGAGTGACCAGTCAACAGCCGAGTCGCCGCCGCCGCAGACGAGCACGCGCTTTCCGGAAAACTGTTCCAAGTCGTTGATGAAGTAATGCAAGTTTTTTCCTTCATAGCGGGAAGCGCTTTCGATTTCGAGCCGCCGTGGCTGAAACGCGCCGTTTCCGGCGGTGATGATGACCGTTTTCGAATAATGGATTTGCTTGTTCGTGACGAGCTTGAACGTTCCGTCCTCCTGCTTTTCGAGCGCGTCGACCGACTCGTTCAGGCAGACGGTCGGCGAAAATAGGCCCATCTGCTCTTTCAGCTGATTGACAAGCTCTTGGGCGCGCACTTTTGGAAATCCGGCGACATCATATATGTATTTTTCCGGATATAACGCGGCCAGCTGTCCTCCAAGCTGCGGAAGGCTTTCGATTATTTTCACTTTCATTTGCCGCAAGCCGCCGTAAAACGCGGCAAACATCCCAGTCGGCCCGCCGCCGATGATCGTGACATCATACATGGTGCGATCTTCTTTCACCGACATCCCTCCCCGTACAATATGGCATGACACGTTTATTTTACCATAAACAGGCGCTGTTATGATGGGGAATTTTTCAGCCGAATCGGTCGAAAAAAGCTTGAAATGGGGAAGAAAAAGGACTAATATGTTTTGTGGAGAGATTGTTAATGTTTTGTGACAGTCCCTCGACATTTTTTTGGCGATTAACGTGAATTATTTCACAAACTTCGCTCAATAAAAACGGGGGCGGCCGCAAAAGCTATAACAAATGAACGAGAAAAAATGAAAAAGGGTGGAAGTGATTCAAGTGAAAAAACCAAATGTTGTTATTTTAGGCGCTGGCTATGGCGGGTTGATGACGACTGTCCGCCTGCAAAAGCTCATCGGCGTGAACGAAGCGAACATTACGCTTGTAAACAAGAACGATTACCATTATGAGACGACATGGCTTCACGAGGCGTCGGCCGGGACGCTGCACCATGACCGCGTCCGCTATCCGATCCGCGATGTCATCGACCGAAACAAAGTGAAGTTCATCCAAGATACGGTGACGAAAATCATTCCAAACGAAAAGAAAGTACTGCTTGAAAACGGCGAGCTGACATACGATTACCTTGTCATCGCCCTTGGGTTTGAGTCAGAGACGTTCGGCATCAAAGGGTTGAAGGAATACGCGTTTTCGATCGCGAACGTCGACGCGGCGCGGCAAATCCGCGAGCATATCGAGTATCAATTTGCCACATACAGTGCGGAAGAGGAAAAGAAAGAGGAGCGGCTGACGATCGTCGTCGGTGGGGCGGGGTTTACCGGCATTGAATTTTTAGGCGAGCTCGCCAACCGGATGCCGGAGCTGTGCCGGGAGTATGACATCGACCCGCACAAAGTGCGCATCATTTGTGTGGAGGCGGCGCCGACGGCGTTGCCGGGCTTTGATCCGGAGCTCGTCGAGTACGCGGTCAGCCAGCTTGAGCGCAAAGGAGTCGAGTTTCGAATCGGTACGGCGATTAAGGAATGCACGCCGAATGGCATCATTGTCGCCAAAGGGGATGATGTCGAGGAAATTAAAGCCGGCACCGTCATTTGGGCCGCTGGCGTGCGCGGCAGCCGCGTCATTGAGGAGTCTGGATTTGAAGCGGCGCGGGCGCGCATTAAAGTGGATCCGTACTTGCGTGTCCCGGGTTATGAAGACATTTTCGTCGTCGGCGACTGTTCACTCGTGATTGATGAAGAAACGAACCGCCCGTATCCGCCGACGGCGCAAATCGCTATGCAAGAAGGCCAGCTGTGCGCGAAAAACTTGGCGGTGCTCATCCGTGGGCAAGGGGAGCTGGAGCCGTTTAAGCCGGATATTAAAGGAACGGTTTGCTCGCTCGGCCATGATGATGCCATCGGTGTCGTGTTCGGTAAAAAGCTGTGGGGCACCAAAGCGAGCTTCATGAAAAAAGTGATTGACAACCGCGCCCTGTATTTGATCGGCGGTTCGTCGCTTGTGATGAAAAAAGGAAAATTTAAATTTTTCTAATTGATCGAGAAAGCTCCCGTGATGGCGGGAGCTTTTTGTATGGCAAAGAAACAGGGATCCCCCGCTCGATTGTCGAAATACAAACAGTGCATAACGATTAGGGAGAAAAGGATGAGGACGATGGACAACAAACGAGGAAACGTTTGGATTGCGGCGGCGGGACTGGTCATCAATGAACATGGCGAGTGGCTTGTCGTCAAGAAAAAATACAGCGGGCTAAAAGGCAAATGGTCGCTGCCAGCCGGGTTCGTCCAGCCGGGGGAAATGCTTGATGAAGCGGCCGTTCGGGAAGTGAAGGAGGAAACGGGGATCGATGCCGAACCAGTCGCGCTTCTTGGCTTGCGCACCGGCGTCATCGCTGGGGAGATCAGCGACAATATGGCGATTTTCCTGTTGCGCCCGCTTTCGCGCGATATCGTCGTGCAGACGGATGAGCTCTATGCCGCCGCATTTTTAAGCAAAACGGCGCTCCAGAATGACCCGGACACATCAGGCTTGCTTCGCTATTTGTTGGCGCTCGAGCCGCCTGTTTCCCTTTCCCTGCATGACGGACTCAATCCCGGCGATCCGTTTGGCTATACAAAATACCGCCTTTACTTTGAATCATCGAAATTGAAAGAATAGTCAAGAAAACAAAAGCGATCGAAAGATGTATCCGCTTACACAAGCGAAAATCGGGGAGAATCGCTGTTTGTTTTTACAGAAAA
Protein-coding regions in this window:
- a CDS encoding NAD(P)/FAD-dependent oxidoreductase; translated protein: MSVKEDRTMYDVTIIGGGPTGMFAAFYGGLRQMKVKIIESLPQLGGQLAALYPEKYIYDVAGFPKVRAQELVNQLKEQMGLFSPTVCLNESVDALEKQEDGTFKLVTNKQIHYSKTVIITAGNGAFQPRRLEIESASRYEGKNLHYFINDLEQFSGKRVLVCGGGDSAVDWSLMLEPIAASVTIVHRRDKFRAHEHSVEQLMKSRVHVKTPFVPVELVGDEQAIRQVVLEHVKEGTKETIDVDAVIVNYGFISSLGPIKNWGLAIDKNAIKVNSRMETNIPGVYAAGDICTYDGKIKLIACGFGEAPIAISSAKTYIDPTARMQPAHSTSLF
- a CDS encoding NAD(P)/FAD-dependent oxidoreductase produces the protein MIQVKKPNVVILGAGYGGLMTTVRLQKLIGVNEANITLVNKNDYHYETTWLHEASAGTLHHDRVRYPIRDVIDRNKVKFIQDTVTKIIPNEKKVLLENGELTYDYLVIALGFESETFGIKGLKEYAFSIANVDAARQIREHIEYQFATYSAEEEKKEERLTIVVGGAGFTGIEFLGELANRMPELCREYDIDPHKVRIICVEAAPTALPGFDPELVEYAVSQLERKGVEFRIGTAIKECTPNGIIVAKGDDVEEIKAGTVIWAAGVRGSRVIEESGFEAARARIKVDPYLRVPGYEDIFVVGDCSLVIDEETNRPYPPTAQIAMQEGQLCAKNLAVLIRGQGELEPFKPDIKGTVCSLGHDDAIGVVFGKKLWGTKASFMKKVIDNRALYLIGGSSLVMKKGKFKFF
- a CDS encoding NUDIX domain-containing protein — protein: MDNKRGNVWIAAAGLVINEHGEWLVVKKKYSGLKGKWSLPAGFVQPGEMLDEAAVREVKEETGIDAEPVALLGLRTGVIAGEISDNMAIFLLRPLSRDIVVQTDELYAAAFLSKTALQNDPDTSGLLRYLLALEPPVSLSLHDGLNPGDPFGYTKYRLYFESSKLKE